Part of the Bifidobacterium sp. ESL0775 genome is shown below.
ACTCAAATGCCTTAGCAACCGAAACAAACACATAAGCAATCATCAATCGGCTCATCACATCATAAAGGAGAACCTATGAGCACACACAAGAGCGACCCGTCCAACGATGAGACGAAGATCTCGGATGCCACGCACCTTTCCGACGCAACTCATCTTTCGAAGCTTTCAAATGGCAAGGACGCCAAACCCAACGACAACACCATGTTCCCTTCGCTGCCGAAGCGTTCCAAGTCCAAGGGCAGGCACACCGACCCGGGCGATGACAGCACTGTGCTCGGCTCCATCCATGGCATCGGTGAAGGCAACGACATCAGCGAGGCGACAGTACTGAGCTCCTCGACGCCGCAGACCGGTGTTGTCTCCCCCGCTCTGCCCACCCAGAACGCGGCCTATGCAGGTACGGCCAATCCCGGCAACGCCTATGCTTCCCCGGCGAACACCACTACGGCCACAGCGGCGCAGACGCCTGCCGCCCGACCCATGGGTGCACCGGCGAACACCTACCAGCCCACACCGTCGGCAGGTTACGCGGCACAACCGCAAACTCCGGCCGCCTCATCCGCCGCGGACGCCTCGCGACTTTCGGCCCCTTATGCCTCGGCGACACCAACCTCAAGCATCATCGAGCCGCCGGACGCCACCATCCTCGATTTCAAGCGCTCCTTCGACGCCCTGGTCGACAACATCGGCAAGGTCGTCGTCGGCAAGCCCGAACCCATCAAGCTGTGCGTGACGGCGCTGATGGTCGGCGGCCACGTCCTTCTGGAAGACAACCCCGGCACCGGCAAGACCCAGCTGGCGCGAGGCCTGGCCAATTCCATCGCCACCTCGTTCAAGCGCATCCAGTTCACCCCCGACCTGCTGCCAAGCGACGTGGTCGGTGTGACCTTCTACGACCAGAAATCCGGCGAATTCGAGTTCCGTGAGGGCCCGATTTTCGCCTCCATCGTCCTGGCCGACGAAATCAACCGCGCCTCGCCGAAGACCCAGTCCGCGCTGCTGGAAGTGATGGAAGAGCAGAAGACCACCGTCGACGGCAAGACCTACCCGATGCCGCAACCGTTCATCGTCATCGCCACGCAGAACCCGCTGGAACAGCTCGGCACTTACAAGCTGCCCGAGGCGCAAATGGACCGCTTCCTCATCAAGACTTCTGTGGGTGCGCCCGGCCACGACGTGTCGATCAGCATTCTGAAGGACATCGACATCACCGACCGCGCCCAGACCGTCTCCTCGGTTTTGAGCGGCGACGACGTGATTAGGATGCGCAAGACCGCCAGCAGGATCCGCGTCGACGAGCACATCCTCGAATACATCGAGCGCCTTATCGAGGCTACCAGGCTGAGCGAGAAACTGCGCGTGGGCTCGTCCATGCGTGGCGCGCTGGCGCTGACCCGTTGCGCCCGCATCTGGGCCGCCGCCGACGGACGCGACTACGTCATCCCCGACGATGTGCGCGACCTCGCCGTGCCGGTACTCGCCCACCGCATCATCCTGAACGCCGAGACCGCCTTCAAGGGCGAGACCGCCGAACAAATCGTCGCCGAGATCGTCGAAACCGTCCCCGCGCCGAACATTGGAGCCTGAAAGCCGCACCATGCACTTCTCCACACACCGACAACAATCGCCAGCGACACCCATAGCGGCGGCAGAGGCCATACCATCCCAGACGGCCTTTCCCTCCGCCGGCTCCCGCAGCTCAGGGCGGGCGGCCAACAAGCGCCGCAAGGGCCATCGCCCGCGCTTTTCGGGCACCGGCTCGCCGAAACGTAACGGCGGCGGCAACAGCGGCAAAGACAACGTCCGCCTGGCCCGCGCCGCGCTCAAGGTGCGCCGTTTCGCCGCCAAGCTACGCAAACGTCTGCCAGGCTGGCTGACGGCCTACGTCTCGCCGCTGGGCTGGTCCGTGACGGCCATGGGCGTGGTGTGTCTGGCCGCCTTCCCGTCGCTGGGATGGCACGAGTTGCTGGTCTGTGGCGTCATCGCGATGTTCATGCTGCTGTGCGGCATCGCCATGTCACTTGGTAATACAAAATTCCATGCCACGCTCGGCGTCTCCGACGACCGCATCACCGTGGGCGACACGGTCCGCGTCGATGTCAATATATCCAACCCCGGCAAAAGCCCGACCGTGAGCGTGCGCGGCGACCTGCCGATGGGCGAGACCCACCAGCGCTTCCGCATCCCCGCCCTGGCGCCCGGCAAGGCCAAAGACGAGCAGGTCGAGTTCCGCGCCACCTCGCGCGCGGTGCTGCCCGTGGGCCCGTTGAAGATCAGCAAAGGCGACCCCTTCGGCATCGTCCGGCACGAGCAGTCGCTCTCCGAGTCCGTCAAGGTGTTCATCCACCCGAAGACCATCGTACTCAACACGCTCAATTCCGGCATCTTCCGCGACCTGGAAGGCAGCCCCTCCGGCCAGGTGGTCGACGACGACCTCGACTTCTACGGCCTGCGCGAATACCGCCCAGGCGATGACATGCGCAACGTCCACTGGCTCTCCTCGGCCAAGACCGGCACACTGATGGTCCGGCAATACGAGGCCACCAAACGCACCGACACCTCGATCACCCTCGGCGTCAATCCCGCCGATTATTCCAGCGAGGACGAGTTCGAGCTGGCCGTCAGCGTCGCGGCCTCCATCGGCACCGAATGCCTCATCGAAGACCGTCCGCTGGCCATCCAGGCCTCGTCCGATTCGTTGATCCCGCGCGGCCCCACGCCGTTCCTCGACTGGATGAGCGGGGTGAGCCCCGACATGGACGAGAACCCGAACCTGGCCGTCACCACGCTGGAGACAAGTCCCAGCGCCTCGTTCTATTTCTTCGTCGTCGGCGCGGGCACGAAACTCGAGCGCCTCCGCCACATCGCAGCGGCGCTCAGCAAAGAGTCGATTTGCGTCATGCTGCAGATCGACCCCGTTGCCGGCAACGCCATCCACCAGTACGACGACTTCACCCTGGCCACGCTTTCCAGCCTGGATGAGCTGCCTTTGATCATGGAGGCGCTGAAATGACGGATATCTCGTCTCTTGCCAACAACGGCACGGCAGCAGCCAACACGGCGTCCGCGTCCGCGTCCGGCGCCGCGTCCGCGTCCTCCCTCCCCGACTTCACCGGCACCACCAACACCACCGGCTCCTGGGCCAGCACCACCCGCTCACCCATCGCCCTGACAGCCACCAGCAACGGCCAACGCCAGATCTTCGTCACCGTGCGCCGTCCTTGGGCCACGGCGATCGTCGGAGCCCTGCTCACCCTCGTGGTCATCGCCCTCAACTCGGCCAATCTGATCGATGTCTACGGCAGTCCGCTGGTATGGGCCATGGCCGCGATTCCGGCCGCGTTCATCGGCGCGCTCATCGCCCTCGCCGGCATCTTCCCGGCCCTGAAGCTCTGGTGGCAGATCGTATTCCTCATCCTCGCCCAGTTCATCGTCGGCCCGATCATCGCGCTCAACGACACGACCATCGCCCATATCGTGCCGACCTTGCGGACGCTGAGCCAAGGCTTCACGCAGACCTTCGGCTCGTTCAAGTACGTCATCGCCGTCATCCCGCCGCTCGGCTCGGCCAACGGCAGCTTGATGGCCCTGTGGACGCTCAACCTGTGGACGGCGTTCCTCGCGGGCGTCTTCGCGGTCTCGGTGAGCAACAAACTCAACCTCATCACGGTTCTCCCGCTGGCCCTCAACCTGGCGGTCAGCGCACTGCTCGGGACCAGCCATGGCACGGCACGCCCGGTCTGTGGCATCATCGCCATGCTCGCGGTGGTCATCTGGCTTTCGTGGCGTTGGCAATCGCTTGATTATCAGCGTTTCATCAGTATCATCATCATTCTCGTGCTCACCGTGGGCCTCGCCTTCGGAGCAAGCCTTATCGTCCCGCAGCACCGCCTGACGTTGCGCGACCGCTACAACCCGCCGCTCGACCCGCACCAATACACAAGCCCGTTGAGCGAGATGCGCTCCTACGTCAAATACCACAAGAAAGACAAACTGGTCACCGTCACGGGCCTGCCCGCCGGCACACCGGTGCGCCTGGCCGTGATGGACCGCTTCGACGGCAACGTCTGGAACCTCTCCGACTCCTCGGACGCCTCGGATTCCTCCGATTACCGCAAGGTCGGCAGTGGCATTCCCTCCAGCCAGGACGGCGAGAAGTTCAAGGCCACCTTCAAGCTTCACAAAGGCTTCTCCGAGCAATGGCTGCCGTTGGCGGGCGACGCCACGGCCATCGGCCTGGACGACAATGACCTGTATTACAATATCGGCACCCATTCCGCCATCGTCCCCAACGGCACGCTGGCCGGCCAGACCTACACGGAATCCGGCAGGATCACCGCCGTGCCGAGCCAGCAGGAGATAGCCCACGCCAGCGCCCGGAAAGTCACGCAACCCGAGGCCAAGGACATCCCCGACAGCGCCAGCAAGCTCGCCCCCGCGCTGACCGGCAAGCAGTCCACCGACGGCGCCACGGCCCAGACGCTGGCCACGGCGCTCAAGACCAAAGGCTGGTTCTCCCACGGACTGACCGGCGACTACCCGTCGCTGCCCGGACACGGCAACTTCCGCATCGACTCCATGCTCGGCGGCACCGCCATGGTCGGCGACAGCGAGCAATACGCCTCGGCGATGGCCATGATGGTCCGCGAGCTCGGCCTGCCCAGCCGCGTCGTGCTCGGCTTCGTGCCCAAGGACAAGGACGGCAACATCTCCAAGACGCGCACCACGCACGGCAAGAACGGCGTGACGCAGACCGAATTCACCGGCAACGACATCGAGGCCTGGGTCGAGATCAACCTCAAGGGCTACGGGTGGGTCGCCTTCTACCCCACCCCCAAGGAGACGAAGGTCCCCAACAAGAACCAGAACCTCACCCCACCCAACCCGAAGACGCTGGTGCGCCAGCCTCCGGTGCCATTGGTAGACCCGCTGCACGACCAGAACCAGGCGCGCGACCAGTCGGCGCTCGACGGCGCGGACGCCGGCGACCTGAACGGCAACGCGATGCTGATGAAGATCCTCGCGATCGCCGGCAAGGTGGCCGTCTACGGCAGCCCGCTGTGGATCATCCTCATCATCTGCGGGCTGATCCTCCTGATCAAGGCGGTCCAGCTGGCCTTCATGGCCCGGCGTGGCAGCCCGCGGCAACGAATCGTCTCCGGATGGCGCGCCATCGACATGCTCGCCGACCAAAGCGGCATCAAGACCAGCGGCACCCGACGCGACCAAGTCGCCCAGATCGACGCGGCTCTTCAGGCCGCGCGGCTTGGCGCCGAAGCAACCCCGACCCCGCTAACCGCAACGGATGCAAGTGACACCAACAGCAGGAAGCGTCGCAAGGCGAAGGCCGCCGCCAAAGCCGAGGTCAAGGCACGCAAACGCGCCGCGGCCCTAGCCGCCAAGCCTGTCGGCATGGGCCAGTTGGGGCTCCTGTGCCGCGAAGCCGATTGGGTGGCTTTCTCCGGCAAGTCCCCCAAGGATACGGAAAAGGCGTCCAAGGACTACTGGAAGCGCGTCAAGGCCGCACGCAAGGCCATGCTTGCCGCCCAGCCACGTTTGCGCCGCCTGCGCACCAAGCTCTCGCTGAAGGGCGTGTTCCATAAACCGCATATCGATCTCAAGGCGATCTGGCGGAAAGTGGCCAACCATGGCCCCAAGTCCAAGGGCAAAGTCAAGAAAAACCCGACAAAATCGAAGCCTATACTGAAAGGTATGCGTCGAAAAGCAAGCAAAGCCGCCCCGCACGGAAAGGTGTCAAGTCATGAGTGATCATCCGCATATCCGCGTGGGCATCGGCAGCGACATCGGCAAGCGCCGCCACAACAACCAAGACAACGGCCTGGCCGCGCAGGGCGTCTACGTGGTCTGCGACGGCATGGGCGGCGGCGTCGGCGGCGAACGTGCGAGCGCGCTAGCGGTCGAGCGGTTCCGCGCGCTGGCCGACAAGCCGGTCCGCTCCCGCGAGGCCATCGAATCCGCGCTGAATGAGGCGCAACGCGAGGTCTACGACCTGGGCCAGGACCTTGGCGGTGTGGCCGGCACCACGGCGACCGGCATTATCCTCCCCTCGCGCCCGGAGCCGCCTCAAGACGAGGAGCAGGCCCCGCTCTGGTATGTGGTCAATGTCGGGGATTCGCGCACCTACCATTTCGATTGCGACGCCCAAGGCAGGCCCATCGCGGCTTCGATCAGCCATATCACCAAGGACCATTCCCAGCGCCAGCAGGCCATCGATTCAGGGCTTATGCTGCCGCAAGTGGCCAACGCCACCATCCCGCGCAACGTCATCACCCAGTGCATCGGGGCGCCGCAGGGCATCAAGCCCGACTTCTACGCCGTCGTGCCGCAAGGCCGGTTCGTCGTCTGCTCGGATGGCCTCTATTCCGAGGTCGATGACGTGCATATCGGCGCCATCTGCGAGGCGAACCCCGACCCCCAGCAGGCCGTCGACGCCCTGATCGCCGCGGCCCTCGAGGCGGGCGGGCACGACAACATCACCATCATCGTGGTGGATGTGTGGCCCAGCTCCGAGGCGATTGCCCAAAGCCCTTGGAACGCCAGCAAACTGGACGCCGGCGAAGAGCTCGAGACCATCGGCGACATCACGCTGGACAGCCTTCATACCACATAAACCCCTGCGTATGCGCGAATATGCTCCGGCGCATGACACAGCGACCTTTGGCCCCTATAATTGGAACAATACAGCATCGATACTTATACAAAATAAAAACGATGAAACCATAGATTCATCGTGAACAAGAAAGAGAAGTGAAGGCAACATGGTTGATTACGACACCGCCGTCGCCACGGTTCAGGATTCCAACGCAGATCCGGTCATGCTGGCGAAAGTCGCCTACGAAAACCCGGACTTCGGTGCCAATGTCGCCGCGAACCCCCGCGCCTACCCCGGGCTCAAGCGTTGGCTCGCGCAGTTCGGCGACGACCGTGCCCGCGAGACGCTCAAATCCATGGGCTTCGACGTGCCGGCCCAGGCAGTGACCCCGCAGGAGGCGCAGCCACAGGCCGTAAACACGGGCACGCCTTATATCGCTGACCAGCAGCAGGCCGGCGCCGGATACACGGCCGCGCAGGCCCAGCCCGCCGCCAATGCCAACGCCTATGCCGCCCAGCAGACCCCGGTGGCCACGAACGCCTACGGCTACACCGCCGAGCAGGCCCTCGACCCGAACACCGACCAGATGACCATCGCCAGCATCGCCCAATACGCCCCGGAGCTGCGCCCGTGCCTGGCCCGCAACCCCAACACCTACCCGGAGCTCTTGAACTGGCTCGCCCAGCTGCATGACCCGGCCATCGACGCCGCGCTGGCCACCAGGCAATAAGCGGGAGTTTTCTGTCTGTCAAACGGCAGCGCGTTGAAGCTTTAGCGCAAACGCACATAATAATGCTTCAACGTGCAACGCAAAAGGACCTACCCACACGGATAGGTCCTTTTGCTATATGTTCGACGTCTTGTCTTGTCACGCGCTCACGCGCACTGCTCACGACTCTTCGGTGAGCTTGAAGAACTGATCTCCGATACGCAACGTCGTG
Proteins encoded:
- a CDS encoding DUF58 domain-containing protein, whose amino-acid sequence is MGVVCLAAFPSLGWHELLVCGVIAMFMLLCGIAMSLGNTKFHATLGVSDDRITVGDTVRVDVNISNPGKSPTVSVRGDLPMGETHQRFRIPALAPGKAKDEQVEFRATSRAVLPVGPLKISKGDPFGIVRHEQSLSESVKVFIHPKTIVLNTLNSGIFRDLEGSPSGQVVDDDLDFYGLREYRPGDDMRNVHWLSSAKTGTLMVRQYEATKRTDTSITLGVNPADYSSEDEFELAVSVAASIGTECLIEDRPLAIQASSDSLIPRGPTPFLDWMSGVSPDMDENPNLAVTTLETSPSASFYFFVVGAGTKLERLRHIAAALSKESICVMLQIDPVAGNAIHQYDDFTLATLSSLDELPLIMEALK
- a CDS encoding transglutaminase domain-containing protein; the encoded protein is MTDISSLANNGTAAANTASASASGAASASSLPDFTGTTNTTGSWASTTRSPIALTATSNGQRQIFVTVRRPWATAIVGALLTLVVIALNSANLIDVYGSPLVWAMAAIPAAFIGALIALAGIFPALKLWWQIVFLILAQFIVGPIIALNDTTIAHIVPTLRTLSQGFTQTFGSFKYVIAVIPPLGSANGSLMALWTLNLWTAFLAGVFAVSVSNKLNLITVLPLALNLAVSALLGTSHGTARPVCGIIAMLAVVIWLSWRWQSLDYQRFISIIIILVLTVGLAFGASLIVPQHRLTLRDRYNPPLDPHQYTSPLSEMRSYVKYHKKDKLVTVTGLPAGTPVRLAVMDRFDGNVWNLSDSSDASDSSDYRKVGSGIPSSQDGEKFKATFKLHKGFSEQWLPLAGDATAIGLDDNDLYYNIGTHSAIVPNGTLAGQTYTESGRITAVPSQQEIAHASARKVTQPEAKDIPDSASKLAPALTGKQSTDGATAQTLATALKTKGWFSHGLTGDYPSLPGHGNFRIDSMLGGTAMVGDSEQYASAMAMMVRELGLPSRVVLGFVPKDKDGNISKTRTTHGKNGVTQTEFTGNDIEAWVEINLKGYGWVAFYPTPKETKVPNKNQNLTPPNPKTLVRQPPVPLVDPLHDQNQARDQSALDGADAGDLNGNAMLMKILAIAGKVAVYGSPLWIILIICGLILLIKAVQLAFMARRGSPRQRIVSGWRAIDMLADQSGIKTSGTRRDQVAQIDAALQAARLGAEATPTPLTATDASDTNSRKRRKAKAAAKAEVKARKRAAALAAKPVGMGQLGLLCREADWVAFSGKSPKDTEKASKDYWKRVKAARKAMLAAQPRLRRLRTKLSLKGVFHKPHIDLKAIWRKVANHGPKSKGKVKKNPTKSKPILKGMRRKASKAAPHGKVSSHE
- a CDS encoding serine/threonine-protein phosphatase; this translates as MSDHPHIRVGIGSDIGKRRHNNQDNGLAAQGVYVVCDGMGGGVGGERASALAVERFRALADKPVRSREAIESALNEAQREVYDLGQDLGGVAGTTATGIILPSRPEPPQDEEQAPLWYVVNVGDSRTYHFDCDAQGRPIAASISHITKDHSQRQQAIDSGLMLPQVANATIPRNVITQCIGAPQGIKPDFYAVVPQGRFVVCSDGLYSEVDDVHIGAICEANPDPQQAVDALIAAALEAGGHDNITIIVVDVWPSSEAIAQSPWNASKLDAGEELETIGDITLDSLHTT
- a CDS encoding MoxR family ATPase, which gives rise to MSTHKSDPSNDETKISDATHLSDATHLSKLSNGKDAKPNDNTMFPSLPKRSKSKGRHTDPGDDSTVLGSIHGIGEGNDISEATVLSSSTPQTGVVSPALPTQNAAYAGTANPGNAYASPANTTTATAAQTPAARPMGAPANTYQPTPSAGYAAQPQTPAASSAADASRLSAPYASATPTSSIIEPPDATILDFKRSFDALVDNIGKVVVGKPEPIKLCVTALMVGGHVLLEDNPGTGKTQLARGLANSIATSFKRIQFTPDLLPSDVVGVTFYDQKSGEFEFREGPIFASIVLADEINRASPKTQSALLEVMEEQKTTVDGKTYPMPQPFIVIATQNPLEQLGTYKLPEAQMDRFLIKTSVGAPGHDVSISILKDIDITDRAQTVSSVLSGDDVIRMRKTASRIRVDEHILEYIERLIEATRLSEKLRVGSSMRGALALTRCARIWAAADGRDYVIPDDVRDLAVPVLAHRIILNAETAFKGETAEQIVAEIVETVPAPNIGA